A DNA window from Drosophila sechellia strain sech25 chromosome X, ASM438219v1, whole genome shotgun sequence contains the following coding sequences:
- the LOC6620252 gene encoding fibroblast growth factor receptor 3 has translation MRSRLFWILAIIYSSLHHIGSGSTSTTLKRPRAGDPFDTFPKNFWQEFSSPFTDTPEDEELEVTETTTHEPFPFFADPYTTLNISTQLSSSVYLHCRVNDLQGKTVSWMRRRGDDLTLITFGQHTYSGDSRYSLEFEEPNDWKLLIQFANERDEGPYECQVSSHPPLVLLVYLTIIVPHVEILDERGSATPEKYYKAGSTIELQCVISKIPHPSSYITWRHGPRLLNYDTSRGGISVKTDMLPGRALSRLYIANANRQDTGNYTCMLGNEITETVVVHVLNGEEPAAMQHANGSRQKADASTMVVLFLVYVCISGSISVAGMERGLGLGRVWGWGWELRR, from the exons ATGAGATCGAGGCTGTTTTGGATACTGGCGATTATATACTCCTCACTCCATCACATCGGCTCGGGCTCCACGTCGACCACAT TGAAACGACCGCGAGCTGGCGATCCATTCGACACGTTTCCGAAGAACTTCTGGCAGGAGTTCTCGTCGCCGTTCACCGACACGCCCGAGGATGAGGAGCTGGAGGTCACCGAGACGACCACCCACGAGCCGTTCCCGTTCTTCGCCGATCCGTACACCACGCTGAACATCAGCACCCAGCTCTCGTCCAGCGTTTATCTGCACTGCCGGGTGAACGATCTGCAGGGCAAGACGGTGTCCTGGATGCGGCGCCGTGGCGATGACCTCACCCTGATCACCTTTGGCCAGCACACGTATAGCGGCGACTCGCGGTATTCGCTGGAGTTCGAGGAGCCCAACGATTGGAAGCTGCTCATCCAGTTCGCCAACGAGCGGGACGAGGGTCCCTACGAGTGCCAGGTGTCCTCGCATCCGCCGCTCGTCCTGCTCGTTTACCTTACGATAATTG TTCCTCACGTGGAGATACTCGACGAGCGGGGCTCGGCCACGCCGGAGAAGTACTACAAGGCTGGCAGCACCATCGAGCTGCAGTGCGTCATTTCGAAGATTCCGCATCCCTCCTCCTACATCACCTGGCGGCACGGACCGCGTCTGCTCAACTACGATACTAGTCGCGGAGGAATCAG TGTCAAGACGGACATGCTGCCAGGACGAGCTCTGAGTCGCCTGTATATCGCCAATGCCAATCGCCAGGACACGGGCAACTACACCTGCATGCTGGGCAATGAGATTACGGAGACGGTGGTGGTCCATGTGCTGAACG GTGAGGAGCCAGCCGCCATGCAGCATGCGAATGGAAGCCGCCAAAAGGCCGACGCCTCCACAATGGTTGTGTTATTTCTAGTGTACGTTTGCATCTCCGGTTCGATTTCCGTAGCCGGAATGGAGCGGGGATTGGGCCTGGGACGGGtgtggggatggggatgggaatTAAGACGATGA